One window of Saccharomyces kudriavzevii IFO 1802 strain IFO1802 genome assembly, chromosome: 10 genomic DNA carries:
- the FMP33 gene encoding Fmp33p (similar to Saccharomyces cerevisiae FMP33 (YJL161W); ancestral locus Anc_1.186) — protein sequence MLYTNLLRQSSKFTKNIAAQPNYGPKSPLVKGRLYTNLLVTSLYGTGLACLYLESQSLKKSKTKQYPLAISKDDVVDIVHDAPNRIFKPTLSTQEEEVQDLEGSDLHKVVHSLTYSDVSQFAIAWGFLIQLSNLIGNSSLGRKSIFYRGSVLSVIGFPPLIYMALRLRMKQLQKVGVHFE from the coding sequence ATGCTATATACAAACTTGTTACGCCAAAGTTCGAAATTCACCAAAAATATAGCTGCACAGCCCAATTATGGTCCAAAATCCCCATTAGTGAAAGGTAGGCTGTATACTAACCTTCTAGTTACATCACTGTATGGAACAGGTCTGGCATGTTTATATCTAGAATCACAGAGCTTGAAGAAGTCCAAAACGAAGCAGTACCCTCTTGCTATCTCAAAAGATGACGTCGTAGATATAGTCCACGACGCACCAAATAGGATATTCAAACCAACACTTAGTACACAGGAAGAGGAAGTGCAAGATTTGGAGGGAAGTGACCTTCATAAAGTAGTTCATTCTCTGACTTATAGTGATGTCTCTCAATTCGCAATCGCTTGGGGGTTTCTCATTCAACTATCGAACCTCATCGGCAACTCTTCATTGGGCAGAAAATCTATATTTTATAGGGGGAGTGTTCTTAGCGTTATTGGGTTTCCGCCCTTGATTTATATGGCCCTCAGGCTTAGAATGAAGCAACTGCAGAAAGTTGGAGttcattttgaatga
- the PIR5 gene encoding beta-1,3-glucan linked protein (similar to Saccharomyces cerevisiae YJL160C and PIR1 (YKL164C); ancestral locus Anc_1.187): MYFKKAFLTSLLTSISLAAYAPPEPWATLTPSSKMDGGTTDYRTSFGLAVIPFTVSESKVKRNIISQINDGQVQVTTQKVPVPVSQIADGQLQVTTQKVPPTVSHIVSQIGDGQLQVTTVKSIVTKSTTAVSSKTATKTATKTATKTSNKTATKTATKTATKTATAISQIHDGQVQVTTSPIGSKDDAPKGKLEPTNKSNKETVIKVQACKNSGTLAVTLHDGVLIDSNGRIGSIVANRQFQFDGPPPQAGAIYAGGWSITKHGTLAIGDKDIFYQCLSGSFYNLYDQSIGGQCNPVHLQTVGLVDC, from the coding sequence ATgtatttcaagaaagcaTTTTTAACATCCCTATTAACTAGTATTTCACTAGCTGCATATGCTCCACCAGAACCATGGGCGACTTTAACGCCAAGCTCCAAAATGGACGGTGGTACTACAGATTACCGAACTTCTTTTGGTCTTGCTGTTATACCTTTCACTGTCAGTGAGAGTAAAGTCAAAAGAAACATCATTTCACAGATTAATGACGGTCAAGTGCAAGTTACGACACAAAAGGTACCTGTTCCAGTTTCACAAATAGCCGACGGTCAATTACAGGTTACCACGCAAAAAGTACCTCCGACGGTGTCGCATATAGTGTCACAAATAGGTGACGGTCAATTACAAGTGACAACAGTAAAAAGCATTGTTACAAAGTCCACGACCGCGGTCTCCTCGAAAACTGCAACGAAAACTGCAACGAAAACTGCAACGAAAACTTCTAATAAAACTGCAACTAAAACTGCAACTAAAACTGCAACTAAAACCGCAACTGCCATATCTCAAATCCATGATGGTCAAGTGCAAGTCACCACCTCACCAATTGGCAGTAAGGATGATGCTCCAAAGGGTAAGCTAGAGCCGACaaataaatcaaataaGGAAACTGTAATTAAAGTGCAAGCTTGCAAGAATTCTGGAACTTTGGCTGTAACATTACATGACGGTGTCCTCATTGACTCCAATGGTAGAATCGGTTCTATAGTAGCAAATAGGCAATTTCAGTTTGATGGACCTCCTCCACAAGCAGGTGCTATTTACGCTGGTGGCTGGTCGATAACAAAGCATGGAACTTTAGCAATTGGTGACAAGGATATTTTCTACCAATGTTTGTCCGGTAGCTTCTATAACCTTTACGATCAATCTATCGGGGGCCAATGCAATCCGGTCCATCTACAAACAGTGGGTCTCGTTGATTGTTGA